One Echeneis naucrates chromosome 1, fEcheNa1.1, whole genome shotgun sequence DNA segment encodes these proteins:
- the etaa1a gene encoding ewing's tumor-associated antigen 1 — MDGHRGLSEPPASLPGSPRGKRPARLKPNRLSRSSRPAEGCVFKTPTQISRSRPVGGVSGESPHNDSDFQHDIVWDAASPSPNRLLAKRGKKQTSAAVNISEMVRRIAPKHGRPAVAEPALQRWIGDSASISCTPDVPVRSRRKPLRTNVVDDLMKLAKQFDFNMFHEFEDEVQAELRPEDVLGRDLDFIQSSDGDRQPPNVAAGTDVQAHIDLRMDDDLDLLFDGTTQHISGDLSQLSGVKPAVASETSGKPPTTTNDEFEDDWEIDDLNDSLLLEMTQSPLHSSTQRPTRDAKHQTTVPFSQSVAPKVPTETGRQRTTFALKSNPDFSVKAIQTEARTKWLVDSQLAWRPPADTEKSGLRPETDQKTGRPPGPDAGSSHSQPAAVSDILEDELEAAFSSDVFWDSPEDDVLLCEICEDLENQIQDVDGLIPKRTVNPRAGESWRGQPANQLPSHHRQPPLTVPAASAPTSSGSWRQQGGGSSQLYTAAPLPTGGHAGQDRFAFQRANHQVSMETSKALGKCSAAEIELKKQQAMERRRQRLKVAQNVRAPT; from the exons ATGGACGGACACCGCGGGCTGTCGGAGCCTCCGGCGTCTCTGCCCGGCTCCCCGCGGGGGAAACGGCCGGCCAGGCTGAAGCCGAACCGGCTGAGCAGGAGCTCCAGGCCGGCGGAGGGCTGCG TCTTTAAGACCCCGACCCAGATCTCCAGGTCCAGACCGGTTGGTGGTGTCAGCGGAGAGTCTCCGCACAACGACTCCGACTTCCAGCACGACATCGTCTGGGACGCCGCGTCACCTTCGCCCAACAGACTTCTGG CtaaaagaggaaagaaacaaacgTCAGCAGCCGTAAACATCTCAGAGATGGTGAGGCGCATCGCCCCCAAG CACGGCAGGCCGGCGGTGGCGGAGCCGGCGCTGCAGCGGTGGATTGGAGACAGCGCCTCCATCTCGTGCACTCCGGACGTTCCGGTCCGGTCCAGGAGGAAACCGCTGCG GACGAACGTCGTGGACGATCTGATGAAACTGGCCAAACAGTTTGATTTCAACATGTTTCATGAGTTTGAAGACGAAGTGCAGGCGGAGCTCCGGCCTGAGGACGTCCTGGGCCGCGACCTGGATTTCATACAGTCGTCCGACGGAGACCGCCAGCCACCGAATGTCGCCGCTGGGACAGATGTCCAGGCCCACATAGATCTACGTATGGACGATGATTTGGACTTGCTGTTCGACGGCACCACCCAACACATCAGTGGAGATTTAAGCCAGCTGTCAGGGGTAAAACCGGCCGTTGCCTCAGAGACTTCTGGGAAACCGCCCACCACAACCAACGACGAGTTTGAGGACGACTGGGAAATTGATGACTTGAACGATTCCTTACTCCTGGAGATGACACAGAGTCCTCTGCACAGCTCCACACAGAGACCGACTCGGGACGCCAAACATCAGACCACCGTGCCGTTCAGCCAATCAGTCGCTCCGAAGGTGCCAACAGAAACTGGGAGACAAAGAACGACGTTTGCACTGAAGTCTAATCCGGATTTCTCTGTAAAGGCGATCCAGACGGAGGCGAGGACAAAATGGCTGGTGGACTCTCAGCTGGCCTGGCGTCCACCGGCAGACACAGAGAAGTCGGGActgagaccagagacagaccagaagACGGGTCGTCCTCCAGGCCCTGACGCCGGCTCCTCCCACAGCCAACCAGCTGCTGTCTCTGACATCCTGGAGGACGAGCTGGAAGCCGCCTTCTCCTCGGACGTGTTTTGGGACAGCCCGGAGGACGACGTCCTCCTGTGTGAAATCTGTGAAGACCTGGAAAACCAGATCCAGGACGTGGACGGCCTGATCCCCAAACGGACTGTAAACCCCAGAGCCGGGGAGAGCTGGAGGGGgcagccagccaatcagctgcCGTCTCACCACAGACAGCCCCCCCTGACTgtccctgctgcttcagcacCAACAAGCAGCGGCTCCTGGCGTCAGcagggggggggcagcagccAACTGTACACTGCAGCTCCGCTTCCCACCGGGGGGCACGCCGGACAGGACCGCTTCGCCTTTCAGAGGGCAAACCACCAGGTTTCCATGGAGACCAGCAAAg ctctggGTAAATGTTCGGCAGCAGAGATCGAGCTGAAGAAGCAGCAGGCGATGGAGAGACGACGTCAGAGACTTAAGGTGGCACAAAACGTCCGAGCTCCGACCTGA
- the cnrip1a gene encoding CB1 cannabinoid receptor-interacting protein 1a: MDDVPAIINISISLRIQPNEGPVFFKVDGTRFGQSRTIKLLTGSKYKIEVVLKPGTVQATNMNIGGIIFPLQEQSRDQDSVVYHGQYDTEGVPHTKSGDRQPVQVSMEFNKAGTFETVWQAKYYNYYKREHCQFGNKFSSIEYECKPNETRTLMWINKEAFN, from the exons ATGGACGACGTCCCCGCCATCATCAACATCTCCATCTCCCTGCGGATCCAGCCCAACGAGGGCCCGGTCTTCTTCAAGGTGGACGGGACCCGGTTCGGCCAGAGCCGGACCATCAAGCTGTTGACCGGATCCAAGTACAAGATCGAGGTGGTGCTGAAGCCCGGAACCGTCCAGGCCAC CAACATGAACATCGGAGGCATCATCTTCCCCCTGCAGGAGcagtccagagaccaggactcTGTGGTCTATCACGGCCAGTACGACACCGAGGGCGTCCCGCACACCAAGAGCGGAGACCGGCAGCCGGTCCAAGTCAGCATGGAG TTCAACAAGGCTGGGACCTTCGAGACGGTCTGGCAGGCAAAGTACTACAACTACTACAAGAGGGAGCACTGCCAGTTCGGAAACAAGTTCAGCAGCATCGAGTACGAATGCAAACCCAATGAGACCAGGACCCTGATGTGGATCAACAAGGAGGCCTTCAACTGA
- the snrpb2 gene encoding U2 small nuclear ribonucleoprotein B'' isoform X2 produces the protein MDIRPNHTIYINNINDKVKKEELKRSLYALFSQFGQVIDIVAMKTMKMRGQAFVVFKELAAATNALRQLQGFPFYNKPMRIQYAKTDSEVIAKVKGTYGDKEKKKDKKKKAQEPAANLTKKPVGLVPPVLPPAVQVPDNPPNYILFLSNLPEETNEMMLSMLFNQFPGFKEVRLVPGKHDIAFVEFESESQAGVAKDALQGFRITATCAMKITYAKK, from the exons ATGGACATCCGACCGAACCACACCATTTACATCAACAACATCAATGACAAAGTCAAAAAAGAAG AGCTGAAGCGTTCTCTCTACGCGCTCTTCTCTCAGTTCGGTCAGGTCATCGACATTGTGGCCATGAAAACCATGAAGATGAGGGGGCAGGCCTTTGTTGTCTTTAAGGAGCTTGCTGCTGCCACCAATGCCCTGAGGCAGCTACAAGGCTTCCCCTTCTACAACAAACCCATG AGGATACAGTATGCAAAGACCGATTCTGAGGTCATCGCCAAGGTGAAGGGCACATATGGTgacaaggagaagaagaaggataagaagaagaaggctCAAGAGCCGGCAGCTAACCTCACAAAGAAACCAGTG GGCTTGGTGCCTCCTGTGCTCCCTCCTGCTGTACAG GTTCCAGACAACCCACCAAACtacatcctcttcctcagcaaCCTTCCGGAGGAGACCAATGAGATGATGCTCTCCATGTTGTTCAACCA GTTTCCTGGTTTTAAAGAGGTGCGCCTCGTCCCAGGGAAACACGACATCGCCTTTGTGGAGTTTGAAAGTGAATCTCAGGCAGGTGTGGCCAAAGATGCGCTGCAGGGCTTCAGAATCACAGCAACCTGCGCCATGAAGATCACCTATGCCAAGAAGTAG
- the meis1a gene encoding homeobox protein Meis1a — MEQPYEDLALYGLEGMVGVYGDHHHPHHAASRSLQAVQLTAFPPHQNSQSVQGRSPAAPPWDKDAIYGHPLFPLLMLIFEKCELATFTARDSGVAGGEICSSDSFSEDIAVFSKQVQSEKLLLSSSPELDNLMIQSVQVLRFHLLELEKVHELCDNFCHRYVSCLKGKMPIDLVIDDRDRDKSDSEDFLRSLGNGVDQSLWSREPDDAVFVRSYGTPGPSCKGHTSHSRDNSSEQGDCVEEGVVSPSTRDEDVPDRDRLRNKKRGIFPKVATNILRAWLFQHLTHPYPSEEQKKQLAQDTSLTILQVNNWFINARRRIVQPMIDQTNRAGPVGGVGMEGWWSCM, encoded by the exons ATGGAGCAGCCG TATGAAGACCTGGCCCTCTATGGCCTGGAGGGGATGGTGGGGGTCTATGGAGACCATCACCACCCCCATCATGCTGCATCCCGCTCCCTTCAGGCCGTCCAGCTGACAGCGTTCCCTCCGCACCAGAACTCCCAGTCTGTCCAAGGCAGGAGCCCGGCGGCTCCACCTTGGGACAAGGACGCCATCTACGG ACATCCTTTATTTCCATTGCTCATGCTGATTTTTGAGAAATGTGAGCTGGCCACCTTCACAGCAAGAGACAGTGGTGTGGCAGGGGGAGAGATCTGCTCATCTGACTCCTTCAGTGAGGACATCGCTGTCTTCTCCAAACAG gtccAATCAGAGAAGTTGTTGTTGTCCTCAAGTCCAGAGTTGGATAATTTG atgATTCAGTCTGTTCAGGTTCTGCGTTTCCACCTGCTCGAGCTGGAGAAG GTTCATGAGCTCTGCGATAATTTCTGCCATCGATACGTCAGCTGTCTGAAAGGGAAGATGCCGATCGATCTTGTCATTGACgacagggacagagacaaaTCAGACAGCGAGGACTTCCTGAGGTCTTTGGGGAATGGCGTGGACCAG AGTTTGTGGAGCAGGGAACCGGACGACGCAGTGTTCGTACGGTCGTATGGGACACCAGGACCGTCCTGCAAGGGACACACGTCTCACAGCAGGGACAACAGCAGTGAGCAAG GTGACTGTGTGGAGGAAGGCGTGGTGTCTCCCAGTACCAGGGACGAGGACGTGCCCGACAGGGACAGACTGCGCAACAAGAAGAGAGGAATCTTCCCTAAAGTGGCCACCAACATCCTGAGAGCCTGGCTGTTCCAACACCTGACG CACCCGTACCCGTCGgaggagcagaagaagcagCTGGCTCAGGACACCAGCCTGACAATCCTGCAGGTCAACAACTG gttCATCAATGCCAGGCGACGAATTGTGCAGCCAATGATTGACCAGACCAACAGAGCAG gtccTGTAGGTGGTGTGGGGATGGAGGGATGGTGGTCCTGCATGTAG
- the snrpb2 gene encoding U2 small nuclear ribonucleoprotein B'' isoform X1, producing MDIRPNHTIYINNINDKVKKEELKRSLYALFSQFGQVIDIVAMKTMKMRGQAFVVFKELAAATNALRQLQGFPFYNKPMRIQYAKTDSEVIAKVKGTYGDKEKKKDKKKKAQEPAANLTKKPVVGLVPPVLPPAVQVPDNPPNYILFLSNLPEETNEMMLSMLFNQFPGFKEVRLVPGKHDIAFVEFESESQAGVAKDALQGFRITATCAMKITYAKK from the exons ATGGACATCCGACCGAACCACACCATTTACATCAACAACATCAATGACAAAGTCAAAAAAGAAG AGCTGAAGCGTTCTCTCTACGCGCTCTTCTCTCAGTTCGGTCAGGTCATCGACATTGTGGCCATGAAAACCATGAAGATGAGGGGGCAGGCCTTTGTTGTCTTTAAGGAGCTTGCTGCTGCCACCAATGCCCTGAGGCAGCTACAAGGCTTCCCCTTCTACAACAAACCCATG AGGATACAGTATGCAAAGACCGATTCTGAGGTCATCGCCAAGGTGAAGGGCACATATGGTgacaaggagaagaagaaggataagaagaagaaggctCAAGAGCCGGCAGCTAACCTCACAAAGAAACCAGTGGTG GGCTTGGTGCCTCCTGTGCTCCCTCCTGCTGTACAG GTTCCAGACAACCCACCAAACtacatcctcttcctcagcaaCCTTCCGGAGGAGACCAATGAGATGATGCTCTCCATGTTGTTCAACCA GTTTCCTGGTTTTAAAGAGGTGCGCCTCGTCCCAGGGAAACACGACATCGCCTTTGTGGAGTTTGAAAGTGAATCTCAGGCAGGTGTGGCCAAAGATGCGCTGCAGGGCTTCAGAATCACAGCAACCTGCGCCATGAAGATCACCTATGCCAAGAAGTAG
- the ppp3r1b gene encoding calcineurin subunit B type 1b codes for MGNEASYPLEMCSHFDADEIKRLGKRFKKLDLDNSGSLSVEEFMSLPELQQNPLVQRVIDIFDTDGNGEVDFQEFIEGVSQFSVKGDKEQKLRFAFRIYDMDKDGFISNGELFQVLKMMVGNNLKDTQLQQIVDKTIINADKDGDGRISFEEFCAVVGGLDIHKKMVVDV; via the exons ATG ggAAATGAAGCCAGTTATCCCCTGGAAATGTGTTCGCACT TTGATGCCGACGAAATTAAGAGACTGGggaagagatttaaaaaactTGACCTGGATAACTCCGGCTCCCTGAGTGTGGAGGAGTTCATGTCCTTACCGGAGCTCCAGCAGAATCCACTGGTGCAGCGAGTAATTGACATATTTGACACTGATGGAAACGGGGAGGTCGACTTCCAAG AGTTCATTGAAGGAGTTTCCCAGTTCAGTGTCAAAGGTGATAAGGAGCAGAAGTTACGAT TTGCCTTCAGGATCTACGACATGGACAAAGATGGTTTCATTTCCAACGGCGAGCTCTTTCAGgtcctgaagatgatggtggGCAACAACCTGAAGGACACGCAGCTTCAGCAGATTGTGGACAAAACCATCAtcaatgctgacaaagatgGCGACGGCAGGATATCCTTTGAAGAGTTCTGTGCG GTGGTCGGGGGTCTGGACATCCATAAGAAGATGGTGGTGGACGTGTGA
- the fbxo48 gene encoding F-box only protein 48, whose product MQHDPVRMSPIVLLCEGQLSLMSDHDAHPQNFAETLPMEMSLKIFGELDTESLCSAARTCKLWHDIIEESEQLWRRQCMLVRVVCQREVDRDRTDGLSWKVALVRNYTRSCVKRDWLRGRYSHVKSAEELRGRRMTPLDAETWGEILQAELDR is encoded by the exons ATGCAGCATGACCCAGTGAGGATGTCTCCCATAGTCCTCCTCTGTGAAGGACAGCTGTCCCTGATGTCCGATCACGATGCTCATCCTCAGAACTTTGCTGAGACGCTGCCGATGGAGATGAGCCTGAAGATCTTTGGTGAGCTGGACACAGAGAGTCTGTGCAGCGCCGCACGGACCTGCAAACTGTGGCATGATATCATTGAGGAGAGCGAGCAGCTGTGGAGGAGGCAGTGCATGCTGGTCCGGGTCGTCTGTCAGAGGGAGGTGGACAGAGACAGGACAGACGGCCTGTCCTGGAAG GTGGCCCTGGTGAGGAACTACACTCGCAGCTGTGTGAAGAGGGATTGGCTGAGAGGACGTTACAGCCATGTCAAGTCAGCTGAGGAGCTGAGAGGCCGCAGAATGACGCCGCTGGACGCCGAGACGTGGGGGGAGATCCTGCAGGCCGAGCTGGACAGATGA
- the aplf gene encoding aprataxin and PNK-like factor, protein MSGFDLVPLAGGAPVRLPPGQTVLGRGPLLGITDKRVSRHHGLLENLSGQLRLKPTHLNPCFIQSPLADGSPRPLNKDCWYDLNHGDLFSLLPGQLVFRVAAVGDDTPRNSQILDEEEETLPGSPKSDVELDHPSRPDTGPTLQKVAAPAALSSEDHECSSRSSKQEDPPTEVEDDGRDITPSVTKKRVLPAWMMAAGPCSLKVRSPAKVKAASTGSKPAAASQATLTTMSSPEEEERRLRKRRRKISDEDEDEAAQSKTDVPSEYPTLRDPDQGPVGSGSEEVSTAGKNMKRNSSKSKKNGEKLPEGAVGSNGGSVSVPAPSKTGLRAPCPYGKDCYRKNPVHFQECSHPGDSEYEEEEEDRPECPYGTDCYRKNPLHRKQFQHTKRQARATRGIPKRSKKDEDEDSFINDDSGDGGDDSDYIPPDSEDSGKEDVQMLQEEAKTFLKRRR, encoded by the exons ATGTCCGGCTTCGACCTGGTCCCGCTGGCCGGCGGGGCTCCGGTCCGCTTGCCACCGGGACAGACGGTGCTGGGCCGGGGCCCCCTCCTGGGA ATCACTGATAAGAGAGTGTCCAGACACCACGGGCTGTTGGAGAACCTGAGCGGACAGCTGAGGCTCAAACCT ACCCATCTGAACCCGTGTTTCATCCAGTCGCCTCTTGCTGATGGAAGCCCTCGGCCCCTGAACAAAGACTGCTGGTACGACCTTAATCATGGGGACCTGTTCTCCCTGCTGCCGGGGCAGCTCGTCTTCAGGGTGGCGGCTGTCGGAGACGACACTCCCAG AAACAGTCAGATACTGGACGAAGAAGAGGAAACACTTCCTGGTTCTCCGAAATCAGATGTGGAACTGGACCATCCAAGTAGACCAGACACTGGACCAACTCTCCAGAAGGTGgcagcaccagcagctctgTCCTCTGAAGACCACGAATGTTCCAGCAGAAGTTCCAAACAG GAAGATCCTCCAACGGAGGTGGAGGACGATGGGCGAGACATCACTCCCTCTGTCACCAAGAAAAGAGTTTTACCTGCGTGGATGATGGCGGCGGGTCCATGCAGCCTGAAAG tcCGATCGCCTGCGAAGGTTAAAGCAGCATCAACCGGCAGTaaaccagcagcagcctctcaGGCCACGCTCACCACTATGTCCtcacctgaggaggaggagagaaggctgaggaagaggaggagaaagatcAGTGACGAAGATGAAGACGAAGCAGCTCAGTCCAAAACA gATGTTCCTTCAGAGTATCCAACACTCAGGGATCCAGATCAGGGACCTGTTGGATCTGGATCTGAGGAGGTGTCCACAGctggaaaaaacatgaaaagaaactcGAGCAAGTCCAAGAAGAACGGCGAGAAGTTGCCTGAAGGAGCTGTCGGGTCGAACGGCGGCTCTGTGTCTGTCCCTGCTCCATCCAAAACTGGACTCAGAGCGCCGTGTCCATACGGGAAGGACTGCTACAG GAAGAACCCAGTCCATTTCCAGGAGTGCAGTCATCCTGGAGACTCCGagtatgaggaggaggaggaggaccgaCCTGAGTGTCCCTACGGCACCGACTGCTACAG GAAAAATCCTCTTCACAGGAAACAAttccaacacacaaagagacaag ctcgGGCCACTCGAGGCATCCCCAAGAGGAGCAAGAAGGACGAGGACGAGGACAGCTTCATCAATGATGACAGCGGGGACGGGGGTGACGACTCGGACTACATCCCCCCGGACTCAGAGGACAGCGGGAAAGAGGATGTCCAAATGCTGCAGGAAGAGGCAAAGACAtttctgaagaggaggaggtga